One Mycobacterium kubicae genomic window carries:
- a CDS encoding GAF and ANTAR domain-containing protein produces MIDARGTTTHLQIAEQTRAICERHPDDVSAIVHELAGTAVPSIPGAQYASITVVRRRGQLQTTGDAGAYPTLLHIAQIRHRQGPCVDAARSRSVVHADDLTSDRRWPLYRRDAVEMTPIRSLLAVPLISDQLMLGLLNLFADQPGAFSTDAVDIARFYAIQAALAWATARTKEQFRRALGSRDVIGQAKGILMERYDVTADDAFALLKRLSEESKIPVAEVSRRMASKQHGPHTVAPAHTTAGSPRLAHLGRDIAERRQMIRDATRC; encoded by the coding sequence TTGATCGACGCCCGCGGCACCACTACTCACCTGCAGATCGCCGAGCAAACCCGTGCCATCTGTGAGCGCCACCCCGACGACGTCAGCGCCATCGTGCACGAGCTTGCCGGCACCGCCGTGCCGAGCATTCCCGGCGCCCAATACGCCAGCATCACCGTCGTTCGCCGGCGCGGTCAGCTGCAGACAACCGGCGACGCCGGGGCCTATCCAACACTGCTGCACATCGCGCAGATCCGGCACCGGCAAGGCCCGTGCGTGGACGCCGCTCGTAGCCGCAGCGTCGTGCACGCCGACGACCTCACTTCCGACAGGCGGTGGCCGCTCTACCGGCGTGACGCCGTGGAGATGACGCCGATACGGTCGCTGTTGGCCGTGCCGTTGATTTCCGACCAATTGATGCTGGGCCTTCTCAACCTGTTTGCTGACCAGCCAGGGGCTTTCAGCACTGACGCCGTGGACATCGCCCGCTTCTACGCCATTCAGGCGGCGCTAGCGTGGGCCACCGCACGCACGAAGGAACAGTTCCGCCGCGCTCTTGGCTCCCGCGACGTCATCGGCCAGGCCAAAGGCATCTTGATGGAACGCTACGACGTCACCGCCGATGATGCCTTCGCTCTCCTCAAGCGACTATCCGAGGAATCGAAGATCCCAGTCGCCGAAGTATCGCGCCGGATGGCCAGCAAGCAACACGGACCGCACACCGTCGCACCCGCGCACACGACGGCAGGTTCGCCTCGCCTGGCGCATCTCGGGCGCGACATCGCGGAGCGACGTCAAATGATCCGCGACGCCACCCGTTGCTGA